In a genomic window of Thermoproteus tenax Kra 1:
- a CDS encoding M24 family metallopeptidase, with protein sequence MLILTTPTNIRYFSGVELNSYERFAALIVCGGRRIFVAPQLERGRVPEPAFFYADGEDPAVALRRAVDLCGEDEILEIDGGTQLRHWEVVRRALGEVPYKLADETVAQMRAAKSEEEIGKIKRAVEIIKEVMEGLKAELSPGVTERRIAAMAYAMLMERGAEPGPILVQFGENTALPHQGPTDRRLKEGDVVIFDFTAAYDGYYGDITRTLTFRGAPPQFDAIYNAVAEAQRTAISASRAGVRAGDVDEAARAVLRRYMLDRFFVHRTGHGLGLDFHELPNVAPGENYQLREGNVFTVEPGVYLPGHFGVRIEDDVAIVGGAARVL encoded by the coding sequence ATGCTCATCTTGACGACCCCCACGAACATAAGATACTTCTCAGGGGTAGAGCTCAACTCTTACGAGAGATTCGCGGCGTTAATTGTGTGCGGAGGGAGGAGGATATTCGTCGCGCCGCAGCTTGAGCGCGGACGCGTGCCGGAGCCTGCCTTCTTCTACGCTGACGGCGAAGATCCGGCGGTCGCCCTCAGAAGGGCTGTGGACCTCTGTGGGGAGGACGAAATTCTTGAAATAGATGGAGGCACTCAGCTTAGGCATTGGGAGGTCGTCCGGAGGGCTCTGGGCGAGGTTCCCTACAAACTCGCCGACGAGACTGTAGCGCAGATGAGGGCCGCCAAGAGTGAGGAGGAGATCGGGAAAATAAAGAGGGCTGTTGAGATCATTAAGGAGGTGATGGAGGGACTTAAGGCCGAGCTGTCGCCTGGAGTCACCGAGAGGAGGATCGCCGCAATGGCCTATGCGATGTTGATGGAGAGGGGGGCTGAGCCGGGCCCCATCTTGGTTCAATTCGGCGAGAACACGGCGCTTCCCCATCAGGGCCCCACAGACAGAAGGTTGAAAGAGGGCGATGTAGTCATATTTGATTTTACTGCCGCCTACGATGGATACTACGGCGACATTACAAGGACGTTGACGTTCAGAGGCGCGCCGCCTCAGTTCGACGCAATATATAACGCCGTAGCAGAGGCCCAACGGACGGCCATCTCAGCCTCTCGGGCAGGCGTCAGAGCCGGCGACGTGGACGAGGCGGCTAGAGCCGTCTTACGCCGCTATATGCTAGACCGGTTCTTTGTACATAGGACCGGCCACGGGCTGGGCCTGGACTTCCACGAGCTGCCCAACGTGGCGCCTGGAGAAAACTATCAGTTGAGGGAGGGCAACGTGTTCACTGTCGAGCCCGGCGTATATCTGCCGGGCCATTTCGGCGTAAGGATAGAGGACGACGTAGCTATAGTGGGCGGAGCCGCCAGAGTGCTCTAA
- the dcd gene encoding dCTP deaminase, which translates to MILAGNEIKSLISLGRLRVEPLREDTVRENGLDLRIGREYAIYAYEGAAIRPCELAEGEARRHFRIVREAEEIAIPPRNFVLLTTEEYVRMPDDVVGLANLRSTLARYGLVIPPTVVDAGFEGNITIEVVNESPNTIVLKPGLRFLHLVLVKAQGKALYSGSYQGQRGVTPPKGLKGEC; encoded by the coding sequence ATGATACTAGCCGGCAATGAGATAAAGAGTCTGATCTCACTCGGAAGACTAAGAGTGGAGCCCCTCAGAGAGGACACAGTGAGGGAGAACGGCCTAGACTTGAGGATAGGGAGGGAGTACGCCATATACGCCTACGAGGGAGCTGCGATAAGGCCGTGCGAGCTGGCGGAGGGGGAGGCCAGGAGGCACTTCAGAATAGTAAGGGAGGCCGAGGAGATAGCCATACCGCCTAGAAACTTTGTATTGCTCACCACTGAGGAGTACGTCAGAATGCCGGACGACGTAGTAGGCCTCGCCAACTTGAGGTCTACGTTGGCCAGATACGGCCTAGTCATACCGCCCACTGTAGTGGACGCGGGCTTCGAGGGCAATATAACAATTGAGGTGGTAAACGAGTCGCCGAACACCATAGTCCTAAAGCCCGGCCTCCGCTTCTTGCACCTAGTGCTCGTGAAGGCGCAAGGGAAGGCCCTCTACTCCGGCTCATACCAAGGACAGCGGGGCGTCACTCCGCCTAAGGGGCTCAAAGGCGAGTGTTAG
- a CDS encoding MoaD/ThiS family protein codes for MVKVILDGVLVYLAGKRELQVDAGSVRELIERLKDRPKLYERITRGPRGELAPDIYIAVNDVDIRLLSGLDTPLGPEDVVLIIAYIHGG; via the coding sequence GTGGTAAAAGTAATTCTTGACGGAGTTCTCGTCTATTTGGCAGGAAAGAGGGAGCTACAGGTTGACGCCGGCTCAGTAAGAGAGTTAATCGAACGCCTTAAGGACAGGCCCAAGCTCTACGAAAGGATAACCAGAGGGCCCCGCGGAGAGTTGGCCCCCGATATATATATCGCTGTCAACGACGTAGATATAAGGTTGCTTTCAGGTCTGGATACCCCCCTGGGGCCTGAAGATGTAGTCTTAATAATAGCCTATATACATGGAGGGTAA
- a CDS encoding methylated-DNA--[protein]-cysteine S-methyltransferase, with amino-acid sequence MEGKVCARYGPVVLSWNGRRVELVDRCDKHVDLLQFVDLIELRPSDPLIVLLGIKRGSVVSYKTLGAAMGVSPRAVGALLRRNHLPVVLPCHRVVMSDGSLGGYIYGAEVKRALLQYEGVEFCGERVCGLSELQEIKDVRGTLLESLGIGRWRLKNRK; translated from the coding sequence ATGGAGGGTAAGGTCTGTGCCAGATACGGCCCCGTCGTCTTGTCGTGGAACGGCAGAAGGGTGGAGTTAGTCGACCGTTGCGATAAACACGTGGACCTTCTCCAGTTCGTCGACTTAATAGAGCTGCGCCCGTCAGACCCACTGATAGTCCTCCTGGGGATCAAGCGCGGTAGCGTCGTCTCCTATAAAACCCTTGGGGCAGCAATGGGCGTAAGCCCAAGGGCGGTTGGAGCGCTTCTGCGTAGAAATCATCTCCCCGTAGTTCTGCCCTGCCATAGAGTGGTCATGTCGGACGGATCTCTGGGCGGCTACATATATGGCGCCGAGGTCAAGAGGGCATTACTGCAGTACGAGGGCGTGGAGTTCTGCGGCGAGCGCGTATGTGGGCTCTCTGAGCTGCAGGAGATCAAGGACGTGAGGGGGACCCTCCTGGAGAGCTTGGGAATCGGCAGGTGGCGACTTAAAAATAGGAAATAG
- a CDS encoding ferredoxin has protein sequence MVVRVKIDRQKCVVAHFCLFYAPVVFMPSLPEGKPAIAEQYRLNNKVDEGVVPDSLYEVVKEAEKNCPSGAIKVYRE, from the coding sequence ATGGTCGTCAGAGTGAAAATAGACCGCCAGAAGTGCGTAGTGGCGCACTTCTGCCTCTTTTATGCTCCCGTAGTGTTCATGCCCTCATTGCCCGAGGGAAAGCCAGCGATAGCGGAGCAGTACCGGCTCAACAACAAAGTCGACGAGGGCGTAGTCCCCGACTCGCTATACGAGGTAGTCAAAGAGGCTGAAAAGAACTGTCCCTCCGGCGCAATAAAGGTCTATAGAGAATGA
- a CDS encoding HAD family hydrolase produces the protein MKAVVFDVDGVLTPFRSAWKRLHDILGVDANLNRLLFERGYIDYVQWAVADVALWRNVPRYIVEAAFKPREGFDFMCSKLKEAGVLMIALSAGVSYTRRLSFCFDEFLVNDVIYNGESVSDINVFVTNSNKAQLASEILSKHGVPLDETVAVGDSETDIPLLEEAGFSIAFNPTSRRVEEAADVVIRSNKLYLLTKYLLAILKSR, from the coding sequence ATGAAGGCCGTTGTTTTCGACGTCGATGGAGTGCTGACTCCGTTCAGATCGGCGTGGAAAAGACTCCACGACATCTTAGGCGTGGACGCAAACCTCAATAGGCTCCTCTTTGAGCGCGGCTACATAGACTACGTCCAGTGGGCGGTGGCCGACGTAGCGCTGTGGAGGAACGTCCCGCGATACATCGTCGAGGCTGCGTTTAAGCCTAGGGAGGGCTTCGACTTCATGTGCAGCAAGTTAAAAGAGGCGGGAGTTCTCATGATAGCGCTCTCGGCCGGAGTGAGCTACACTAGACGGCTCTCCTTCTGTTTCGACGAATTTCTTGTGAATGATGTGATATACAATGGGGAGTCTGTGTCGGACATCAATGTGTTTGTCACCAACAGCAACAAGGCCCAACTTGCGTCGGAGATACTGTCAAAACATGGAGTCCCGTTGGACGAAACAGTCGCGGTGGGTGACAGCGAAACGGATATACCTCTATTGGAGGAGGCCGGATTCTCCATTGCCTTCAATCCCACCAGCAGGCGCGTTGAAGAAGCCGCCGATGTTGTAATAAGGTCTAACAAGCTTTATCTTCTTACCAAATACCTATTGGCTATACTCAAAAGCAGATAG
- the ppdK gene encoding pyruvate, phosphate dikinase — MPKKYVFDFDEADYRNKRLFGGKGASLVQMAQLGLRVPPGFIITTEACKDFFGPKREEIAELEAQLARQPPPDVRDALITKLFSIIDSLDLPQGLWEEVVEHMKRLEDRTGRRFGDPKNPLLVSVRSGAAVSMPGMMDTVLNLGLNDETVKGLAEQTNNEWFAYDAYRRFINMFGRIVLNIDDKLFSKAWDDIKRKYGVKEDPQMPIEGLKEAVEIFKKIVAESRGAFPQDPWEQLKLAIKAVFRSWDSPRAIFYRIAEKITSDIADCTAVNVVTMVFGNMGWDSGTGVVFSRDVATGENRLYGEFLPVAQGEDVVAGIRTPMDIDEFKKRFPHLYEELYNGVKLLEKVNKDVQDVEFTVERGRLYFLQCRNAKMTPMARVKTAVDMAKEGIITKDEALMKVSPEHVLQLLYPRIDPKANARPIAKGLPASPGAVSGQLVFNPDDAVKWARDGKKVVLARVETKPDDVHGFYAAVGILTTRGGMTSHAAVVARAIGKPAVVGAEDAVVDEQNKVLRAGGLILKEGDWVTIDGNTGLVYPGVVPTLEPELIPELEELLRWADEVRRLGVRANADLPEDAAIARKFGAEGIGLLRIERMFRKPERLDLLRRIILAENREERIKHLEQLYRMLKEDFKAIFEIMDGLPVVVRLIDPPLHEFLPKPEEVLQQICEGRMSGKDVSSLERLYNRLKALQEANPMLGHRGVRVGVSYPEVYYYLTKAIAEAASELKKEGRNPVVEIMIPQVSDVREIKYVKEKGIMPALRDVEESSGVKLDIKIGTMIETVRAALTVEKIAREVDFISFGTNDLTQAVFSFSRDDAENKFIPQYLDLKILDADPFETLDPEGVAKLVEQASRSAKEANPAIEVGVCGEHGGEPKSISLFSRMKIDYVSASPFRVPLARLAAAQAAIASSKRE; from the coding sequence ATGCCTAAAAAGTACGTCTTCGATTTCGATGAAGCCGACTATCGAAATAAGAGGCTCTTCGGCGGCAAGGGCGCCAGCTTGGTACAGATGGCGCAACTGGGCCTCAGAGTGCCGCCGGGCTTTATAATAACAACTGAGGCGTGTAAAGACTTCTTCGGGCCCAAGAGGGAGGAGATAGCGGAGCTCGAGGCACAATTAGCCAGACAGCCGCCGCCGGATGTCAGAGATGCGCTTATCACAAAGTTGTTCTCAATAATAGATAGCTTAGATCTGCCACAGGGACTGTGGGAGGAGGTCGTGGAGCATATGAAGAGGCTAGAGGACAGAACAGGCCGTAGATTCGGCGATCCGAAGAATCCCTTGTTGGTCTCCGTGAGATCCGGCGCGGCTGTGTCGATGCCTGGCATGATGGACACAGTGCTCAACCTCGGCCTAAACGATGAGACCGTTAAAGGCCTCGCCGAACAGACCAACAACGAGTGGTTCGCCTACGATGCATATAGACGCTTTATTAATATGTTCGGAAGAATTGTATTAAATATAGATGATAAACTATTCTCAAAAGCATGGGATGATATTAAGAGGAAATATGGCGTAAAGGAGGATCCGCAGATGCCGATCGAGGGCCTAAAGGAGGCAGTTGAAATATTTAAGAAGATAGTGGCAGAGAGCCGCGGAGCCTTCCCGCAAGACCCTTGGGAGCAGTTGAAGTTGGCCATAAAGGCTGTGTTTCGATCTTGGGATAGCCCAAGGGCTATCTTCTATAGAATCGCCGAAAAGATAACAAGCGATATCGCCGACTGCACCGCTGTGAATGTAGTCACTATGGTGTTCGGCAACATGGGCTGGGACAGCGGAACAGGCGTCGTCTTCTCGAGGGACGTGGCCACTGGAGAGAACAGGCTATATGGAGAGTTTCTCCCTGTGGCTCAGGGAGAGGACGTTGTGGCAGGGATAAGGACCCCCATGGATATAGACGAATTCAAGAAGAGGTTTCCACATTTATATGAAGAGTTATATAATGGTGTTAAGTTATTAGAAAAAGTAAATAAAGATGTACAAGACGTAGAGTTCACTGTAGAGCGCGGGAGACTCTACTTCCTGCAGTGTCGCAACGCCAAAATGACTCCCATGGCGAGGGTCAAGACGGCCGTTGATATGGCCAAAGAGGGCATAATAACTAAGGATGAGGCTCTGATGAAGGTCTCTCCAGAGCATGTCCTCCAGCTCCTTTATCCGCGCATCGATCCTAAGGCAAACGCGAGGCCCATCGCCAAAGGACTGCCCGCGAGCCCTGGCGCCGTCTCGGGGCAATTAGTGTTCAATCCGGACGATGCCGTAAAGTGGGCCCGCGATGGAAAAAAGGTTGTGCTCGCCAGAGTTGAGACAAAGCCCGACGACGTCCACGGCTTTTACGCGGCCGTGGGCATTTTGACCACAAGAGGGGGTATGACCTCACACGCGGCTGTTGTCGCTAGAGCTATAGGCAAACCTGCCGTTGTCGGAGCGGAGGACGCTGTTGTGGATGAACAGAACAAGGTGTTGAGAGCGGGCGGCCTAATATTGAAGGAGGGGGACTGGGTGACTATCGATGGAAACACAGGCCTTGTATATCCAGGTGTGGTCCCAACGTTGGAGCCAGAGCTGATACCTGAGCTAGAGGAGCTGTTGAGGTGGGCCGACGAAGTGAGGAGGCTCGGCGTTAGGGCCAACGCCGATCTTCCAGAGGATGCCGCCATAGCCAGAAAGTTCGGCGCAGAGGGGATAGGGTTGTTGAGGATAGAGCGGATGTTCAGAAAGCCTGAGCGCCTCGACCTCCTTCGTCGGATAATTTTGGCAGAAAATAGAGAGGAGAGAATAAAACATCTGGAACAGCTCTATAGGATGTTAAAGGAGGATTTCAAGGCGATCTTCGAAATAATGGATGGATTGCCCGTAGTAGTAAGGCTCATAGATCCTCCGCTCCACGAGTTCCTGCCGAAGCCGGAGGAGGTGCTTCAACAGATATGCGAGGGGAGGATGTCAGGTAAAGATGTGTCCTCATTGGAGAGGCTGTACAATAGATTGAAGGCCCTGCAGGAGGCCAACCCTATGTTGGGCCATAGAGGTGTGCGCGTGGGGGTGAGCTACCCCGAGGTCTACTATTATTTGACCAAGGCTATCGCGGAGGCCGCCTCAGAGCTCAAGAAAGAGGGCCGCAACCCGGTCGTAGAGATAATGATACCTCAGGTGAGCGACGTAAGGGAGATTAAATATGTAAAGGAAAAGGGAATAATGCCGGCGCTGAGGGATGTGGAGGAGAGCTCCGGAGTTAAGTTAGATATCAAGATAGGCACTATGATAGAGACTGTGCGCGCTGCGCTCACCGTAGAGAAAATAGCGCGAGAGGTCGACTTCATCAGCTTCGGCACAAACGATCTCACGCAGGCCGTGTTTAGCTTCAGCAGAGACGACGCAGAGAACAAGTTTATACCGCAATACCTCGACCTCAAGATACTCGACGCAGATCCTTTCGAGACGTTGGATCCAGAGGGTGTGGCTAAGCTGGTCGAGCAGGCTTCCAGGTCGGCCAAGGAGGCTAACCCGGCCATTGAGGTTGGGGTCTGCGGCGAACACGGCGGCGAGCCGAAGTCCATATCGCTCTTCAGCAGAATGAAGATAGATTACGTCAGCGCCTCGCCGTTTAGGGTTCCTCTGGCTAGACTTGCGGCCGCTCAAGCGGCTATCGCAAGCTCCAAACGTGAGTAG
- a CDS encoding metallophosphoesterase, with translation MDLKELFREAAAKFAEGGLVLDIREKELVIVGDLHGDRDTLDIILEKWGNKKLLFLGDYVDRGRHGLEVLKTVVGLYLEGRAYVLRGNHESPLMNEDGGFIDELCLLKRLPNCAELYGEIEKMFARMPLAAKINDVLLAVHGGVPLKEPSMEPAALEELKAVRGDLTLPEDPLAFQALWNDPCDCESYMPSPRGPGIWLYGRRPTAEFLKREGLKGIVRGHLYVEQGFVRHNSVVYTIFSSKAGPYRAVRPKIGIYSGDILAIKDVYTDDTLAEIKI, from the coding sequence GTGGACTTGAAGGAGCTCTTCCGGGAGGCGGCGGCTAAGTTCGCCGAGGGGGGCTTAGTGCTAGATATCAGAGAGAAGGAACTGGTCATCGTAGGGGATCTACACGGCGACAGAGACACGTTGGACATCATCTTGGAGAAATGGGGCAATAAAAAGCTCCTCTTTCTTGGAGATTACGTCGACAGAGGGAGACACGGACTTGAGGTTCTGAAGACCGTCGTCGGCCTCTACCTCGAGGGGAGGGCCTACGTCCTGAGGGGCAACCACGAGTCTCCGCTTATGAACGAGGACGGGGGGTTCATAGATGAGCTATGTCTTTTGAAGAGACTCCCCAACTGCGCGGAGCTCTACGGCGAAATAGAGAAGATGTTCGCGCGCATGCCTCTGGCCGCTAAAATAAACGACGTACTTCTGGCCGTCCACGGCGGCGTGCCCCTCAAGGAGCCCTCGATGGAGCCCGCAGCACTGGAGGAGCTCAAGGCCGTAAGGGGGGACCTCACTCTGCCCGAGGACCCCCTCGCCTTTCAGGCTCTGTGGAACGATCCATGCGACTGCGAGAGCTATATGCCGAGCCCTAGAGGACCTGGCATCTGGCTCTACGGCAGAAGGCCCACCGCAGAGTTCCTCAAGAGAGAGGGGCTCAAGGGAATAGTCAGAGGCCACTTATACGTGGAACAGGGCTTCGTGCGGCACAACTCTGTGGTCTACACTATCTTCTCAAGCAAGGCTGGGCCCTATAGGGCGGTAAGGCCCAAGATTGGGATCTACTCGGGCGACATCCTAGCGATCAAGGACGTCTATACCGACGACACTTTGGCCGAAATAAAGATATAG
- a CDS encoding TatD family hydrolase, producing MIDAHCHCHEFSDEELAKFSEIKLVGVSDDATSSARTLELSERIGLVPCLGIHPWHVDRSTPADLSTTLKLIERSNAPCIGEVGLDKKFVPETYEKQREVFSAFLRLAKEYDLVLNVHAPDAWADVVEALRKADVDKAVIHWYTGPLALLEDIGRYGYYITINPAVKIQKKHRDVAEAARPDMVLLESDGPYEYRGLKLQPPMVKETIKVLAEIWRMSEDDVVDRVYYNASRLFRLT from the coding sequence TTGATAGACGCTCACTGCCACTGCCATGAGTTCTCCGACGAAGAGCTCGCCAAATTCTCCGAGATAAAACTGGTGGGGGTTTCAGACGATGCAACGAGCTCGGCGAGGACTCTGGAGCTGAGCGAGCGCATCGGCTTAGTCCCTTGCCTCGGCATACATCCCTGGCACGTAGACAGATCCACTCCCGCTGACCTCTCCACAACGCTGAAGCTCATCGAGAGGAGCAATGCGCCTTGCATAGGCGAGGTTGGGCTCGATAAGAAGTTCGTGCCCGAGACCTACGAAAAACAGAGGGAGGTGTTCTCGGCGTTCCTCCGATTGGCCAAAGAGTACGATCTAGTGCTCAACGTCCATGCGCCGGATGCGTGGGCCGACGTGGTCGAGGCTCTGAGGAAGGCGGACGTGGACAAGGCCGTTATCCACTGGTACACCGGCCCCCTCGCCCTTTTGGAAGACATCGGCAGATACGGCTATTATATAACCATAAACCCAGCTGTGAAGATACAGAAGAAACACAGGGATGTCGCCGAGGCGGCCCGCCCCGATATGGTGTTGTTGGAGAGCGACGGGCCCTACGAGTATAGAGGGCTCAAGCTCCAGCCGCCCATGGTGAAGGAGACGATAAAGGTGTTGGCCGAGATATGGCGCATGAGCGAGGACGATGTAGTGGACAGAGTCTACTACAACGCCTCTCGCCTATTCAGGCTGACGTAA
- a CDS encoding aminoacyl-tRNA deacylase, translated as MRRSRVRVMGIDVELLEFDEGVETVERAARASGEPPEAIVKTLLMRAGDEYIVVLARGLAKVNTEALSRALGTPVVLARAREVRAVLGVEPGAVTPLSEKVKALRIFADPGILHYEYVLVGGGNTRSLIRVRTSDLVRALSPSFVGDLLLEEPEAHDEDKGEPSQSQQHVVSG; from the coding sequence GTGAGGAGGAGTAGAGTCAGAGTTATGGGGATCGACGTAGAGCTGTTGGAGTTCGATGAGGGCGTTGAGACCGTTGAAAGGGCGGCCAGAGCCAGCGGCGAGCCGCCCGAGGCTATAGTGAAGACGCTGCTTATGAGGGCCGGCGACGAGTATATAGTTGTATTGGCCAGAGGTCTCGCCAAAGTGAACACTGAAGCGCTCTCGAGGGCCTTGGGAACGCCGGTTGTCTTGGCCAGAGCCAGAGAGGTGAGGGCAGTGCTAGGCGTTGAGCCAGGCGCTGTGACGCCTCTGAGCGAGAAGGTCAAGGCTCTGAGGATATTCGCAGACCCCGGCATTCTGCATTATGAATACGTCTTAGTAGGAGGGGGGAACACGAGGTCTCTAATAAGGGTTAGGACCTCGGATCTAGTGAGGGCACTATCCCCCAGTTTTGTCGGGGATCTTCTCCTCGAAGAGCCCGAGGCCCACGACGAGGATAAAGGCGAACCAAGCCAAAGCCAACAACACGTGGTCTCTGGATAG
- a CDS encoding CBS domain-containing protein, which yields MKAIDIAKEVPSIAPNSTVLDAAKALVEAECAVVLDGEEPVGVITEYDIVRAVAQNTPPDAPVVEIITAPPLLVEGHEPLWKVAEAFIVSGNRFAAVTSGGRFIGVVSASDIADEDELLSDAASFAELTTSYAPAAD from the coding sequence ATGAAGGCGATCGACATAGCCAAGGAGGTTCCAAGCATCGCCCCCAACAGCACTGTGTTGGATGCCGCCAAGGCCCTTGTCGAGGCGGAATGCGCCGTAGTTCTAGACGGCGAGGAGCCTGTGGGCGTAATTACAGAATACGATATAGTTAGAGCCGTGGCTCAGAACACTCCGCCCGACGCACCGGTGGTAGAAATAATTACAGCTCCGCCGTTGTTGGTCGAGGGACACGAGCCGTTGTGGAAGGTGGCGGAGGCGTTTATCGTATCGGGGAACAGGTTTGCGGCAGTCACCTCGGGCGGGAGGTTCATAGGAGTAGTGTCTGCAAGCGACATAGCCGATGAAGACGAGCTTTTATCAGACGCTGCATCATTCGCGGAGCTCACGACGAGCTACGCGCCCGCCGCAGACTAA
- a CDS encoding L-fucose isomerase-like protein, whose product MYKALAFASPIHGDFVHAKYEEVKRLFPTASGPYSSAEDAPPAKVAVIIPITGGTSAAIAEYARRAGAERVVLFGLPEHNSLASALSARSLLEAEGIKTWVFHCPPGSDCSREADMASRVAGAVASLHSPRVLLIGRRTAQTERFEAKFNAKVDVMSIDDFAELVRKSEPDPEFLRVFGRDLADIARIYAALKGLGSYDGVAVTCFPYIQKYGKTPCLPLSLLNSRGILAACEGDLQALTAMFISRALTDTGGWIANVAYVREDEAFFAHCTINLGMAKAWRIMPHFETGKPAGLAAELPRGLYTGISVGPLFDRLGVGLFEALETGNMVPWACRTQMRARPLFDGRRLLELAPANHHVLAPGDLREALRAVSHLLDMRYVGYSEGQ is encoded by the coding sequence ATGTATAAAGCTCTGGCGTTTGCGTCGCCTATACACGGGGACTTCGTCCACGCTAAGTACGAGGAGGTCAAGAGGTTGTTTCCAACGGCGTCTGGCCCCTACTCCAGCGCCGAAGATGCTCCCCCAGCTAAAGTCGCCGTTATAATACCGATTACCGGCGGAACTAGCGCCGCTATAGCGGAATACGCCAGAAGGGCCGGAGCAGAGCGCGTGGTGCTGTTCGGTCTGCCAGAGCACAACAGTCTCGCTTCGGCGCTCTCTGCGAGGTCTCTTTTGGAGGCCGAGGGCATCAAGACTTGGGTATTTCACTGCCCCCCTGGCTCAGACTGCAGTAGGGAGGCCGATATGGCGTCTAGGGTCGCCGGCGCCGTCGCCTCGCTTCACTCGCCGCGAGTGTTGCTAATAGGCAGGAGGACAGCCCAGACAGAGCGATTTGAGGCCAAATTTAACGCAAAGGTCGATGTGATGTCCATAGACGACTTCGCCGAGCTCGTCCGTAAGTCAGAGCCCGACCCGGAGTTCCTCAGAGTGTTCGGGCGAGATCTTGCAGACATCGCCAGGATATACGCAGCCCTCAAGGGGCTGGGCAGTTACGATGGGGTGGCTGTTACGTGCTTCCCCTATATCCAAAAGTACGGCAAGACGCCGTGTCTGCCCCTCTCTCTATTAAACTCTAGGGGGATTTTGGCGGCATGTGAAGGCGACCTTCAGGCTCTCACTGCAATGTTCATCTCAAGGGCTCTGACAGACACCGGCGGGTGGATCGCCAATGTGGCATACGTGAGAGAGGATGAGGCGTTCTTCGCCCACTGCACGATAAACTTGGGCATGGCTAAGGCGTGGCGCATAATGCCCCACTTTGAGACAGGGAAGCCGGCGGGTCTAGCAGCGGAGCTCCCGCGGGGTCTCTATACAGGTATCAGCGTCGGCCCCTTGTTTGATAGACTGGGGGTCGGCCTCTTCGAGGCCCTTGAGACAGGCAATATGGTCCCTTGGGCATGTAGAACTCAGATGAGGGCCCGCCCCCTCTTCGATGGCAGGAGGCTCCTGGAGTTGGCCCCGGCAAACCACCACGTGTTGGCTCCAGGAGATCTGAGGGAGGCTCTCAGAGCGGTGTCGCATCTATTGGACATGCGCTACGTCGGCTACTCAGAGGGACAATAG